A window of the Bacteroides thetaiotaomicron VPI-5482 genome harbors these coding sequences:
- a CDS encoding sugar MFS transporter: MTQEKKNGKIIAIITMIFLFGMISFVTNLAAPMGIVLKNQFDVSNALGMLGNFGNFIAYAVMGIPSGILLQRVGYKKTALIAVAIGFIGVGIQFLSGHSSPEMAFAVYLIGAFVAGFSMCLLNTVVNPMLNKLGGEGNKGNQLIQVGGSFNSVMATITPMFVGILIAGSIEKATISQIFPVMYTAMAVFAFAFFVLLFVRIPEPNAAATTEPISTLMKGALKFRHFVLGAIAIFVYVGIEVGVPGTLNLFLTDPVEKGGAGIASTISGFVVGTYWFLMLIGRLAGASLGAKVSSKAMLTFTSALGLILVFLAIFSSTGTLVNLPVLQQSATGGLSFGFAEVPINAMYLVLVGLCTSIMWGGIFNLAVEGLGKYLAAASGLFMVLVCGGGILPVIQGWVADVAGFMASYWVIIAALAYLLYYGLVGCKNVNKDIPVE, encoded by the coding sequence ATGACACAAGAAAAAAAGAATGGAAAAATCATTGCCATTATCACGATGATTTTCCTTTTCGGTATGATTTCATTCGTTACTAACCTCGCAGCTCCTATGGGTATTGTGCTGAAGAACCAATTCGACGTATCCAATGCTTTGGGTATGCTGGGAAACTTCGGTAACTTTATAGCTTATGCAGTAATGGGTATCCCCAGCGGTATCTTGTTGCAACGTGTGGGATATAAGAAAACAGCACTTATCGCAGTAGCTATCGGTTTTATCGGCGTAGGTATCCAGTTCCTGTCCGGTCATTCAAGCCCTGAGATGGCTTTTGCCGTTTATTTGATTGGTGCATTCGTAGCAGGTTTCTCTATGTGTTTGCTTAACACTGTAGTAAACCCGATGTTGAACAAACTGGGTGGTGAAGGTAACAAAGGTAACCAGCTTATCCAGGTGGGCGGCTCTTTCAACTCTGTAATGGCTACCATCACTCCGATGTTCGTTGGTATCCTGATCGCCGGATCTATCGAAAAAGCTACTATCTCTCAGATTTTCCCTGTAATGTACACCGCAATGGCTGTATTCGCTTTCGCATTCTTCGTACTCCTGTTTGTACGCATTCCGGAACCGAACGCTGCTGCTACAACTGAACCAATCAGCACACTGATGAAAGGTGCTTTGAAGTTCCGTCACTTTGTATTGGGCGCTATCGCTATCTTTGTATATGTAGGTATTGAAGTAGGTGTACCGGGTACTCTGAACCTGTTCCTTACTGACCCTGTAGAAAAAGGCGGTGCCGGTATCGCTTCTACAATCTCCGGTTTCGTAGTAGGAACTTACTGGTTCCTGATGTTGATCGGTCGTCTGGCCGGTGCTTCACTCGGTGCAAAAGTTTCCAGTAAAGCGATGCTTACATTTACATCCGCTCTGGGATTGATTTTAGTATTCCTTGCTATCTTCTCTTCTACAGGAACATTGGTGAATCTGCCTGTACTACAACAAAGCGCAACTGGCGGTTTGTCATTCGGTTTTGCAGAAGTGCCCATTAACGCTATGTATTTGGTATTAGTTGGTCTCTGTACTTCTATCATGTGGGGTGGTATCTTCAACCTTGCTGTAGAAGGACTGGGTAAATATCTGGCTGCTGCTTCCGGTCTGTTTATGGTACTGGTATGCGGTGGAGGTATCCTGCCTGTAATTCAAGGATGGGTAGCTGACGTAGCCGGTTTCATGGCTAGCTATTGGGTAATTATCGCTGCTCTGGCTTACTTGCTGTACTACGGTCTGGTAGGTTGCAAGAACGTAAATAAAGACATTCCAGTAGAATAA